A segment of the Leclercia adecarboxylata genome:
GCGATGGGCAAGACGATATCCACTGGAGTCGACAATAAAATGTTTAGGTTTAGTTTTTAATTTATGCAATTTGCGCATAAAACCGGAAGTTTTATTAAAGCGGGTTGGCTGGGTCATAATTTTTTGACTAGTTATAGATTCTGATAAATGCGAATGGCGTCATCGATATTGTCGAATATCTCAAGGGTGCTGTTACGCAGTAAAATACCCATATCGCATTGTTGCCGTAAGTTTTTCATATCATGTGAAACCATGATTAGGCTGGCGGTTTCACGTTTTTGATTAAAGGTATCAATGCATTTCTTTTTGAATCGAGCATCCCCTACTGACATAATTTCGTCTGTAAGGTAAATATCAAAATCGAAGGCCATACTGACGGCAAAGGAGAATTTAGACCTCATTCCGCTGGAGTAGCCTTTGATGGGCAGTTCGAAATGCTGACCAATTTCGGAAAATTCCTTTACCCACTCTTCAACTGCCTGGGTATCACGTACCCCATGAATACGGCAGACAAAACGGGTATTTTCTCGTCCAGTCATACTGCCCTGAAACCCACCTCCCAACGCCAGGGGCCATGAGACGCGGCAATGGCGTGATACTTTTCCCCTGCTAGGCATATCCATCCCACCCAGCAGGCGCAACAGGGTTGATTTACCCGCCCCGTTTACCCCCAAAATGCCAATGTTGCGATCACGTGGCAAAACAATACTTACATCGCGTAATACATAATTACGGCCAAATTTTGTTGGGTAATACTTCGATACGTTATCAAGAGTGATCATGTTATTCACATTAACTAGCAATCAGGCGACGATGGCTGAGTCGATAGCAGCTCATGGCGAATGTGAGCATTAGTAAAGTGACCGTTGATAAATACACCCAGCTAACGTTCGGACTGCTATAACCAGTAATCCAGCCACATCTGATTAACTCAAGAGCATGTACCAAGGGGTTCCATAAAAACCAATGTTGATACTGAGTAGGAATAGTCATTAGCGGGTGCATGACGCATGAGATAAACATTAGCGGCATCATTATCAACCGGAGGAATTTGTCTGCTTCCTGAAATAAACTTCCTACTACACAGAAGACAATGCCAAGTGAAAACGAGAATATCATGAGCAATAAATAGATGAGTAGTACGAGCAAGGGATCGCTAGGTACGGCATCAAAACCAATCCACAGTAATCCCAATACCAGAATGCACCCAACGACCATACCAACCATTACTTCAAGAATAAAACGAGCAATAAAGGTGGCAAAAGGAGTCACCTGGCGATAACAAAACAAACCCATATTGGAGCTGACTGCCGATTGCAGTTTACTCACCACATTTCTGAAAAAGAGAAATGGCAGGTACCCAGCGGTGATAAACAGGGGGGCTGGTGCACCACCAAAACCACTGTGACCGCGCATACCGAAAATCAGGCTAAATACAATAATGATCAACAACGGATCCAACAGCGCCCAGGCATACCCCAGTCGGTAACTCCCAAATCGTGTTTTCAGTTCACGTATAAGCAGGCCAAACGTTACATCCCGCAGCACCTGGAACGAGCTGCGGGGCGTTTGATTGAGAACAGGTTTAAGCATGAGAAGGCCGATATAACAGAACGGGCCCGCGATGAGGCGAGCCCGCTATAGGGTTAATTCAGGACCACGTTGGCCGCCACGGCAACCTGATAGATGACCTGGGTAATATCTTTGATGGACTGCATCATTTTGCTGTCCACTTTCGGCATGACCAGAATCTGATCGCCTGCCATCACATCACCGCCGTCTTTAAACTCCATCAGCCCGTTGGCATGTACCACGGCAATACGCTTGTCGTTCGCACGGTCGGTAAAGCCGCCCGCCCAGGCCACATAGTCTTCCAGTGTGGCGCTTTTGTTGTAGACCACAGCCTGCGGCATCATCACTTCGCCACCCACCTGAATCAGGTCGGTCTTGTTCGGGATCACAATCTGGTCGCCCTGTTCCAGCAGGATGTTGGCAATCACGCCCTTATCCGACACCACCACTTTCCCCAGCGGCTGGATCTTGCGGGCTTTTTCCACGAAGCGCATCACCAGCTCGGCTTCTTTGGTACGAATGGAAGCCTCACCGTCGGAATTTGCTGGCGCGGTAAACACGCTGCGCTCCAGGCGGTTCAGGGAGTCTTCCAGCATCTCTTTCTGCCGCGCGGCCACACTCTTACGCATGATGTAGATCGAGCCGTAATCTGCCATGTTTGGGTCAATCGGAATATGGTTCAGCAGATCGTGCAGTCGG
Coding sequences within it:
- a CDS encoding ABC transporter permease, whose amino-acid sequence is MLKPVLNQTPRSSFQVLRDVTFGLLIRELKTRFGSYRLGYAWALLDPLLIIIVFSLIFGMRGHSGFGGAPAPLFITAGYLPFLFFRNVVSKLQSAVSSNMGLFCYRQVTPFATFIARFILEVMVGMVVGCILVLGLLWIGFDAVPSDPLLVLLIYLLLMIFSFSLGIVFCVVGSLFQEADKFLRLIMMPLMFISCVMHPLMTIPTQYQHWFLWNPLVHALELIRCGWITGYSSPNVSWVYLSTVTLLMLTFAMSCYRLSHRRLIAS
- a CDS encoding ABC transporter ATP-binding protein encodes the protein MITLDNVSKYYPTKFGRNYVLRDVSIVLPRDRNIGILGVNGAGKSTLLRLLGGMDMPSRGKVSRHCRVSWPLALGGGFQGSMTGRENTRFVCRIHGVRDTQAVEEWVKEFSEIGQHFELPIKGYSSGMRSKFSFAVSMAFDFDIYLTDEIMSVGDARFKKKCIDTFNQKRETASLIMVSHDMKNLRQQCDMGILLRNSTLEIFDNIDDAIRIYQNL